A region from the Volucribacter amazonae genome encodes:
- a CDS encoding anion permease → MALSKLQKVAILVAIPIIIGLLPAPDGLPLIAWRLFGIYLATIVGLVIKPYGEPVILLAAVAASSVVIGNTAGAGELVKVSQTLSGYQSGTTWLIFTAFTLSSAFVITGLGKRIAYHMIGWLGSTTLRLGYVTMFLDLLLSPATPSNTARAGGIIFPIINSIAVALGSTPNETPKKAGRYLLMNVYMVVKTTSYIFLTAMAPNALALSLMAPILGFNLDWIHWFLAASVPGLLCLFLIPLVGYIICPPELKEVDNKEIARKGLEELGPMKFREKALIVLFIGALFCWIFANVLNVNATTVALTVMVLCIILNIVAWDDILKNKAGWNTLIWYGGIIGMSSILDKAGFFKWLATTFETYLNFDGHGNIALMVILFISVAVRYLFASGGAYVAAMVPVFATVGKVAGAPVELLALGLLFTNSYGGSVTHYGGGPGPITFGAGYNDIKSWWATGAVIAFGSLLIHCTVGILWWKFLIGAGWL, encoded by the coding sequence ATGGCATTAAGTAAATTGCAAAAAGTAGCGATATTAGTGGCAATTCCCATTATTATCGGCTTACTCCCTGCTCCAGATGGTTTACCATTAATTGCGTGGCGATTATTTGGTATTTATTTAGCAACAATAGTGGGGCTAGTCATTAAGCCTTATGGCGAACCTGTCATCTTATTAGCCGCCGTTGCGGCATCTTCTGTGGTGATTGGGAATACCGCAGGGGCAGGCGAGTTGGTAAAAGTTTCACAAACATTAAGCGGTTATCAATCAGGGACAACTTGGTTAATCTTCACCGCTTTTACTTTAAGTTCAGCTTTCGTGATTACAGGGTTAGGTAAACGTATTGCTTATCATATGATTGGCTGGCTAGGGAGTACCACCTTACGTTTAGGCTATGTTACCATGTTCCTAGATTTATTACTTTCGCCCGCAACGCCGTCTAATACCGCAAGAGCAGGGGGAATTATTTTCCCAATCATCAACAGTATTGCAGTGGCATTAGGTTCTACCCCAAATGAAACCCCTAAAAAAGCAGGACGTTATTTATTAATGAATGTTTATATGGTGGTAAAAACAACCAGCTATATCTTTTTAACCGCTATGGCACCGAATGCGTTAGCCTTATCTCTTATGGCACCTATTTTAGGCTTTAACCTAGATTGGATTCATTGGTTCTTAGCCGCTTCTGTACCCGGATTGCTATGCCTATTTTTAATTCCATTGGTCGGTTATATTATTTGCCCGCCAGAATTAAAAGAAGTGGATAATAAAGAAATCGCACGCAAAGGCTTAGAAGAATTAGGGCCAATGAAGTTTCGTGAAAAAGCCCTCATAGTCTTGTTTATTGGTGCCTTATTTTGCTGGATCTTTGCTAATGTATTAAATGTTAATGCGACCACTGTGGCACTAACGGTTATGGTACTATGTATCATATTAAACATTGTTGCTTGGGACGATATTCTAAAAAATAAAGCAGGCTGGAATACCTTAATTTGGTACGGTGGTATTATCGGTATGTCATCAATTTTAGATAAAGCTGGTTTCTTTAAATGGTTAGCCACAACCTTTGAAACCTATCTAAACTTTGATGGTCATGGCAATATCGCATTAATGGTTATCCTCTTTATCAGTGTCGCAGTACGTTACTTGTTTGCCTCTGGTGGTGCTTATGTTGCCGCTATGGTACCTGTCTTTGCCACAGTAGGTAAAGTAGCAGGTGCACCAGTGGAATTACTTGCTTTAGGATTATTATTTACGAATTCCTACGGCGGAAGTGTAACCCATTATGGCGGCGGTCCGGGTCCAATTACCTTTGGAGCAGGCTATAATGATATTAAATCTTGGTGGGCAACAGGTGCAGTAATTGCTTTTGGTAGTTTACTTATCCATTGCACCGTAGGTATATTATGGTGGAAATTCTTAATAGGTGCAGGTTGGTTATAA
- a CDS encoding cell envelope integrity protein TolA: MNQQGLGCSTNNYKQWSITMLVSLLLHCLVIYYFIRTPLQPQSPLLMSAVMLEFSDPPQSISIVEQVPIGPVQQMVKKTQLPEHQENQAQQDNLPRVEEYSPPEVEPEIVVKKQENKETIEKAKTNKNVSHNKQQLIKKQRENKVKQAVIDKVESPHSNHLTTAPVEGNSQKIAAEFTSSSKGNAKQVTWNALVRSHLERYLRYPQQALNKKWRGRTMVRITIDPNGKVLTVSLHQSSGRSEFDHEAIANVKRASPLPKPPAHLVSGQTLQFIVPINFDYDKYF; encoded by the coding sequence ATGAATCAACAAGGATTAGGTTGTTCTACGAATAATTATAAGCAATGGAGTATAACAATGCTTGTTTCTTTGTTATTGCATTGTCTTGTTATTTATTATTTTATTCGTACGCCATTACAACCTCAATCGCCTTTGTTAATGTCCGCTGTTATGTTGGAATTTTCCGATCCACCACAATCCATTTCTATTGTGGAACAAGTGCCAATAGGGCCAGTTCAACAAATGGTAAAGAAAACACAATTACCTGAACACCAAGAAAATCAAGCTCAGCAGGATAATTTGCCTCGTGTAGAAGAATATTCGCCACCAGAGGTTGAACCTGAAATTGTGGTGAAAAAGCAAGAAAATAAAGAAACCATTGAGAAAGCAAAAACCAATAAAAATGTATCGCATAACAAACAACAATTAATTAAAAAGCAACGAGAAAATAAAGTAAAACAAGCGGTTATTGATAAAGTGGAATCGCCCCATAGTAATCATTTAACGACTGCCCCAGTAGAGGGAAATAGTCAAAAAATTGCGGCAGAGTTTACCAGTAGTAGCAAAGGAAATGCTAAGCAGGTAACTTGGAATGCATTAGTTCGTTCTCATTTAGAGCGTTATTTACGTTATCCCCAACAGGCATTAAATAAAAAATGGCGAGGGCGGACAATGGTACGTATTACCATTGATCCTAATGGTAAAGTTCTTACGGTATCTTTGCATCAATCCAGTGGTCGTTCTGAATTTGATCATGAAGCCATTGCAAATGTAAAAAGAGCCTCGCCTTTGCCTAAACCGCCAGCACATTTAGTTTCAGGGCAAACATTACAGTTTATTGTGCCTATTAATTTTGATTACGATAAATATTTTTAG
- the citE gene encoding citrate (pro-3S)-lyase subunit beta translates to MKLRRSMLFVPGSNAAMVSNSFIYKPDSIMFDLEDSVALKEKDSARMLVAQALQHPFYQEIETVVRVNPLESEFGLADLNAVVRAGTDIVRLPKTDTAQDVIAMDNAITEIEKQCGREVGSTKLLAAIESALGITQVNDIAKSSPRLMGIALGAEDYVRNLRTERSPEGIELLFARCSILQAARANGLMAFDTVYSNADNEEGFLQEASLIKQLGFDGKSLINPRQIELIHNLYAPTQKDVDFAQRVIEAAAEAEKAGSGVVSLNGKMVDSPIIERAKLVLQRAELSGIREE, encoded by the coding sequence ATGAAATTAAGAAGAAGTATGCTGTTTGTGCCGGGATCAAATGCAGCAATGGTGAGTAATAGTTTTATTTATAAACCTGATTCTATTATGTTTGATTTAGAAGACTCGGTAGCATTAAAGGAAAAAGACAGTGCCAGAATGTTGGTTGCACAGGCTTTACAACACCCTTTTTATCAAGAAATTGAAACGGTTGTGCGGGTTAATCCTTTAGAGTCCGAATTTGGGTTAGCGGATTTAAATGCCGTTGTAAGAGCGGGAACAGATATTGTTCGTTTACCGAAAACCGACACTGCTCAAGATGTGATTGCGATGGATAATGCCATTACTGAAATTGAAAAGCAATGTGGTCGGGAAGTAGGGAGTACCAAATTATTAGCCGCTATTGAGTCCGCTTTAGGGATTACGCAAGTGAATGATATTGCCAAATCCTCCCCTCGTTTAATGGGTATCGCTTTGGGGGCTGAGGACTATGTGCGTAATCTCAGAACTGAGCGTTCCCCAGAAGGCATTGAGCTATTATTTGCCCGTTGCAGTATTTTGCAAGCCGCCAGAGCTAATGGCTTAATGGCATTTGATACAGTTTATTCTAATGCTGATAACGAAGAAGGTTTCTTACAAGAAGCCAGCTTAATTAAACAATTAGGTTTTGATGGTAAATCTTTAATTAATCCTCGCCAGATTGAATTAATCCATAATTTATATGCCCCAACGCAAAAAGACGTTGATTTTGCTCAGCGTGTTATTGAGGCGGCAGCAGAGGCAGAAAAAGCGGGCAGTGGTGTTGTGTCATTAAATGGAAAAATGGTGGATTCGCCGATCATTGAACGTGCGAAATTAGTATTACAACGTGCGGAACTTTCTGGCATAAGAGAAGAATAA
- the citF gene encoding citrate lyase subunit alpha, producing the protein MDNRQQRVNAICQQHKDYQQYQQIAKVESLAKNHKDRKLCDSLEQAIRRSGLQDGMTISFHHAFRAGDFVVNLVVDKLAEMGFKNLVLASSSLTDIHAPLVQHIKNGVIRKIYSSGLRGELADRISEGLMDEPATIHSHGGRVHLIKSGELKIDVAFLGVPSCDDFGNANGYSGKNVCGSLGYARVDAEFADKVVLLTEEIVAYPHHPISIAQDQVDLIVKVEQVGDPKKIGGGATRMTKNPRELLIARKTAEVIFASGYFKDGFSMQTGSGGASLAVTRFLEDKMRKQNIKADFALGGITASMVALHEAGLIKKLLDVQSFDKAAAESLARNPNHIEVSANQYANYSSKGASVERLDIVILSALEIDTQFNVNVLTGSNGVIRGASGGHCDTAASAQLAIIVAPLVRGRIPTVVENVLTCVTPGENIDILVTDHGVAVNPKRPDLIKTLTEKGIQLFTIEQLCERAYQLTGKPKPIEFTNKPVAVVRYRDGSVIDVVYQVKQANTDV; encoded by the coding sequence ATGGATAATAGACAACAACGGGTCAATGCAATTTGCCAACAACATAAGGATTATCAACAATATCAACAAATTGCGAAAGTAGAATCCTTGGCAAAAAATCATAAAGACAGAAAATTATGTGATTCTTTAGAACAAGCTATTCGTCGTAGTGGTTTACAAGACGGTATGACTATTTCGTTTCACCATGCTTTCCGAGCAGGGGACTTTGTGGTTAATTTGGTGGTGGATAAACTGGCTGAAATGGGATTTAAGAATTTAGTTTTAGCCTCAAGTTCTTTAACGGATATTCATGCCCCTTTAGTACAACATATTAAAAATGGGGTAATTCGTAAGATTTATAGTTCTGGTTTACGTGGCGAATTAGCGGATAGAATTTCTGAAGGTTTAATGGACGAGCCAGCAACAATTCATTCCCATGGTGGGCGAGTGCATTTAATTAAAAGCGGTGAACTCAAGATTGATGTGGCATTTTTAGGCGTACCGAGTTGTGATGATTTTGGTAATGCCAATGGTTATAGTGGTAAAAATGTTTGTGGTTCATTGGGATATGCACGTGTTGATGCGGAATTTGCTGATAAAGTGGTGTTATTAACAGAGGAAATTGTCGCTTATCCGCATCACCCAATCAGTATTGCACAGGATCAAGTGGATTTAATTGTAAAAGTTGAGCAAGTTGGCGATCCAAAGAAAATTGGTGGCGGAGCCACAAGAATGACCAAAAATCCTCGTGAGTTGTTGATAGCACGTAAAACAGCGGAAGTGATTTTTGCCAGTGGTTATTTTAAAGATGGCTTTTCTATGCAAACAGGAAGTGGCGGTGCTTCTTTGGCGGTAACCCGTTTTCTTGAAGATAAAATGCGTAAGCAAAATATTAAAGCTGATTTTGCCTTAGGGGGGATTACTGCCAGTATGGTTGCATTGCACGAGGCAGGTTTAATTAAGAAATTGCTTGATGTGCAAAGTTTTGATAAGGCAGCGGCAGAATCTTTGGCTCGTAATCCAAATCATATTGAGGTAAGTGCAAATCAATATGCTAATTATAGCTCTAAAGGGGCTTCTGTTGAGCGATTAGATATTGTGATTTTAAGTGCTTTAGAAATTGATACGCAATTTAATGTTAATGTCTTGACTGGCTCAAATGGGGTTATTCGTGGGGCATCGGGTGGGCATTGTGATACCGCCGCAAGTGCGCAATTAGCCATTATTGTTGCCCCATTGGTACGAGGAAGAATTCCAACGGTGGTTGAGAATGTTTTAACTTGCGTTACGCCGGGCGAAAATATTGATATTTTGGTTACAGATCATGGTGTCGCAGTCAATCCTAAGCGTCCTGATTTAATCAAAACCTTAACAGAAAAAGGTATTCAATTATTTACTATTGAACAATTATGTGAACGTGCATATCAATTAACAGGCAAGCCGAAACCGATTGAATTTACAAATAAACCTGTGGCGGTCGTGCGTTATCGTGATGGTTCAGTGATTGATGTGGTTTATCAAGTCAAACAGGCAAACACTGATGTTTAA
- the exbB gene encoding tonB-system energizer ExbB, with product MRIKGLLSLLLFFPLFAYAENSIAISEVVNLNPPTLDFSPKSLYLQAHIVVQVVIWLLVFCSVITWAILLLKSYQFMVARSKIKRDLRILPQYSLFSEMEKKGDYSFITQQFLQIVLQEKQLSSLQDKDLIERIEFRLVQQSKMMQQYIRYGIGILASIGAVTPFVGLFGTVWGIMNSFIGIAQNQSADLFAVAPGIAEALFATALGLVAAIPAVVIYNFFVRQTQNYAEQLQRVTSSILLAIRRENGMK from the coding sequence ATGCGTATCAAGGGATTATTGAGTTTATTATTATTTTTTCCATTATTTGCTTATGCTGAGAATAGCATTGCTATCTCTGAGGTAGTGAATTTAAACCCGCCAACATTAGATTTTTCACCAAAATCTTTGTATTTACAAGCCCATATTGTTGTACAGGTTGTTATTTGGTTATTGGTGTTTTGTTCGGTCATCACTTGGGCAATATTATTGCTTAAATCTTATCAGTTTATGGTTGCTCGTTCTAAAATAAAGCGTGATTTACGCATATTACCTCAGTATAGCCTTTTCTCGGAGATGGAAAAAAAGGGAGATTATAGTTTTATCACTCAACAATTTTTGCAGATTGTTTTACAAGAAAAGCAATTATCCTCTCTGCAAGATAAGGATCTGATTGAACGTATTGAATTTCGTTTGGTTCAGCAAAGTAAAATGATGCAGCAATATATTCGCTATGGTATTGGTATTCTTGCCTCTATTGGTGCAGTAACTCCCTTTGTCGGTTTATTTGGTACAGTGTGGGGAATTATGAATAGTTTTATTGGTATCGCTCAAAATCAATCCGCTGATCTTTTTGCTGTTGCCCCCGGTATCGCCGAAGCTTTATTTGCCACTGCATTAGGTCTTGTCGCAGCAATTCCTGCGGTGGTTATTTATAACTTTTTTGTGCGTCAAACACAAAACTATGCAGAACAGTTACAACGTGTTACTTCATCTATTTTATTAGCAATACGTCGTGAGAATGGAATGAAATAA
- a CDS encoding biopolymer transporter ExbD, with protein MALKIQNDDQQEEMSEINVTPFIDVMLVLLIIFMATIPLATVHIPLDLPAVTTESTSDNSQPVILSLNAQHELFIGNDLIAMDNIPQHIEEVTKGNKETVIFFRIDKEVKYELLMQLMNSLRKNGYLKIGLVGLNESSAE; from the coding sequence ATGGCGTTAAAAATACAGAATGATGATCAACAAGAAGAAATGAGTGAAATTAATGTTACCCCTTTTATTGACGTTATGTTGGTATTATTGATTATTTTTATGGCGACAATTCCACTTGCTACGGTACATATTCCTCTTGATTTACCTGCAGTAACTACTGAATCTACCTCAGATAATAGCCAACCAGTGATTTTAAGTTTGAATGCCCAACATGAACTCTTTATTGGTAATGATTTAATCGCTATGGATAATATTCCCCAACATATTGAGGAGGTAACCAAAGGGAATAAAGAAACCGTTATTTTCTTTCGTATTGATAAGGAAGTGAAATATGAATTGTTAATGCAACTTATGAACAGCCTACGCAAAAATGGTTATTTAAAAATTGGTTTAGTGGGCTTAAATGAAAGTTCGGCGGAGTAA
- the citG gene encoding triphosphoribosyl-dephospho-CoA synthase CitG, translating to MFNVGQFLPDFSLAGKAISLEELLVAKEQRALLQQQCLSQYHQSLLSLTLLAPGAVKKNELLDYVFTQALTQLEQLWQTLAIKPTASFIRPLDTGHEAIFVLDIDATRLKQQTMVLEQSSPLARLWDIDVFDKKGRLLSRSDFDYSPRCCLICQAEAKHCARSRQHSLSDIYQIMQQIVTQHYFADYVANLVNQALLTEARLTPKPGLVDQADNGAHQDMNLATFLLSSQALYPFWAAFVYQGIKTAQQPVAQILAELRPLGLQAEQAMFNATQGINTHKGSIFAFGLTCAALGRLFVQQQSFDWQDVSSLIAQMCQGISQELVQPSQSATAGIKIYQHYGIKGARGEAEQGFPLVQYALSELLQSKDYGEQHGLLLALLQLCANNQDTNVIHRAGMEGLNWFRSTAKQLLEQQQIITKIEVLEQALNTFNQQCIHHNISPGGSADLLALSWFIYQFFYFNH from the coding sequence ATGTTTAATGTTGGTCAATTTTTGCCTGACTTTTCTCTAGCGGGAAAGGCTATCTCGCTAGAGGAATTGCTTGTTGCGAAAGAGCAACGAGCCTTGTTACAACAACAATGCTTAAGTCAATATCATCAATCCTTACTGAGTTTGACTTTATTAGCACCAGGTGCAGTTAAAAAGAATGAATTACTTGATTATGTATTTACTCAAGCATTAACACAACTTGAACAGTTATGGCAAACATTGGCAATTAAGCCTACCGCCTCTTTTATCCGCCCTTTAGATACAGGGCATGAAGCTATTTTTGTACTGGATATTGATGCCACAAGATTAAAACAACAGACGATGGTTTTAGAGCAAAGCTCGCCCCTTGCCCGCCTATGGGATATTGATGTCTTTGATAAAAAAGGGAGGCTACTTAGCCGTTCAGACTTTGATTATTCCCCACGTTGTTGCTTAATTTGCCAAGCTGAAGCGAAACATTGTGCGAGATCCCGTCAACATAGTCTGTCTGATATTTATCAAATTATGCAACAAATTGTTACACAACATTATTTTGCTGATTATGTGGCAAATTTAGTCAATCAAGCCTTATTAACGGAAGCAAGGTTAACACCAAAACCGGGGTTAGTGGATCAAGCTGACAACGGGGCGCATCAAGATATGAATCTTGCTACTTTCTTATTAAGTAGCCAAGCTCTTTATCCGTTTTGGGCAGCCTTTGTTTATCAAGGAATAAAAACCGCTCAACAACCTGTTGCACAAATATTGGCTGAGTTACGTCCTTTAGGATTACAAGCAGAGCAGGCAATGTTCAATGCTACCCAAGGCATCAATACCCATAAAGGCAGTATTTTTGCCTTTGGACTGACGTGTGCTGCATTAGGGCGTTTATTTGTTCAACAACAATCTTTTGATTGGCAAGATGTGTCTTCATTAATTGCACAAATGTGTCAAGGCATTAGTCAAGAATTAGTACAACCTAGCCAATCAGCCACAGCAGGTATCAAGATTTATCAACATTATGGCATAAAAGGAGCGAGGGGAGAGGCAGAGCAAGGCTTTCCATTAGTGCAATATGCTTTATCAGAATTATTACAATCAAAGGATTATGGTGAACAACATGGTTTATTATTGGCATTACTACAACTCTGTGCCAATAATCAAGATACTAATGTTATTCATCGTGCAGGTATGGAGGGATTAAATTGGTTTCGTTCTACCGCGAAACAATTACTTGAACAACAACAGATTATCACAAAGATTGAAGTATTAGAGCAAGCATTGAATACCTTTAATCAACAATGTATTCATCACAATATTAGTCCCGGAGGAAGTGCGGATTTACTCGCACTTTCTTGGTTTATTTATCAATTTTTTTATTTTAATCATTAA
- a CDS encoding type II toxin-antitoxin system HipA family toxin: MVNSNILTVAMNGIKVGEWRKYTNGGTEFQYDDTWLSFPRCRAISLSLPLSHTPHKGDVVYNFFDNLLPDNEQIRSRIQQRFQTITKSPFDLLSAIGLDCVGAIQLYQGESHLVQQIQSQPLNEKEIENLLKNYRTSPLGMDELDDFRISLAGAQEKTALLWYQNQWQRPLHATATSHIFKLPIGIVGQGQLDLSHSCENEWFCLQILQKFGLSVPNAEIKQFGETKVLIVERFDRRWSSRGNWLIRLPQEDMCQALGIAPARKYETDSGIGIVKIMDLLKGSADPIQDRKRFFKAQIVFWLLCAIDGHAKNFSLYLEPQNHYRLTPFYDVISAYPLISSSGLQRQKIKMAMAWQGKNRHYWWREIKLRHIFDTAKLANLSSETVEDILHELVKSYPLVSEINTAHLPRKIIEPILEGLESKMKMLR, from the coding sequence ATGGTAAATTCTAATATTTTAACAGTGGCAATGAATGGAATAAAAGTAGGGGAATGGCGAAAATATACGAATGGAGGAACAGAATTTCAATATGATGACACTTGGTTAAGTTTCCCTCGCTGTCGGGCTATTTCATTATCGTTACCGCTTTCCCATACTCCCCATAAAGGAGATGTGGTCTATAATTTCTTTGATAATTTGTTGCCCGATAATGAGCAAATTCGCTCACGAATTCAACAACGTTTTCAAACGATCACCAAGTCTCCCTTTGATTTACTTTCTGCCATAGGGTTAGACTGTGTTGGTGCTATTCAACTTTATCAAGGGGAAAGTCATTTAGTTCAACAAATTCAATCCCAACCGTTAAATGAGAAAGAGATTGAAAATTTATTAAAAAACTACCGCACTTCACCGCTAGGAATGGACGAATTAGATGATTTCCGCATTTCTCTTGCGGGAGCACAGGAAAAAACCGCATTATTATGGTATCAAAATCAATGGCAACGCCCATTACATGCAACCGCAACTAGCCATATTTTTAAGTTACCAATTGGTATTGTAGGACAAGGACAATTGGATTTATCGCATAGTTGTGAAAATGAATGGTTTTGCTTACAGATTTTACAAAAATTTGGTTTATCCGTCCCCAATGCTGAGATTAAACAATTTGGTGAAACCAAAGTATTGATTGTTGAACGCTTTGATCGCCGTTGGTCATCTAGGGGAAATTGGTTGATCCGCTTACCACAAGAGGATATGTGCCAAGCTCTGGGAATTGCCCCTGCTCGTAAATATGAGACAGATAGTGGTATTGGTATTGTGAAGATTATGGATTTACTCAAAGGATCTGCCGATCCTATCCAAGACCGTAAACGCTTTTTTAAGGCTCAAATTGTGTTTTGGTTACTCTGTGCTATTGATGGGCATGCAAAAAATTTTAGTTTGTACTTAGAGCCACAAAATCATTATCGTTTAACGCCATTTTATGATGTAATTTCCGCTTATCCTCTAATCAGTTCAAGTGGATTACAACGACAAAAAATAAAAATGGCAATGGCTTGGCAAGGCAAAAACCGTCATTATTGGTGGCGAGAAATTAAATTACGGCATATTTTTGATACGGCTAAATTAGCCAATTTATCCTCAGAAACAGTAGAAGATATTTTACATGAATTAGTAAAATCTTATCCATTAGTGAGTGAGATTAATACAGCACATTTGCCAAGAAAGATTATTGAACCCATTTTAGAGGGATTAGAAAGCAAGATGAAAATGTTGAGATAG
- a CDS encoding ChaN family lipoprotein: MKAVILFLSILLVACSHSITSIQPSKLGIVIDLHSGQQITPQDLIERVAQDPIILLGEIHDQFSHHQAQYWFLDKLVEKRPQGSLLLEMLAVNQQSALDDLPKQSIPLNKLADLIQWDHRWRWDWYGELIERALFADYSVVATNLTQQEVNTIMRGAEPLRGKTSTAVAIKQQIADLILANHSGNCCSAELINRMVEVQQFRDRRMAEKLWQSTQPTNVLIAGNHHVNRLFGVPVHLQELSGNQANATVIMMSNEQQGITVEQADFLWLIP, from the coding sequence TTGAAAGCCGTTATTCTCTTTTTATCCATTTTACTGGTTGCTTGTTCTCATTCTATTACGTCAATACAACCTAGTAAGTTAGGTATTGTGATTGATTTACACTCAGGGCAACAAATCACACCGCAGGATTTGATTGAACGAGTGGCTCAAGATCCTATTATTTTATTAGGTGAAATTCATGATCAGTTCTCACATCATCAGGCTCAATATTGGTTTTTAGATAAACTGGTAGAAAAACGCCCACAAGGTAGCTTGTTATTAGAAATGTTAGCAGTTAATCAGCAATCGGCATTAGATGATTTACCAAAACAATCGATCCCTTTAAATAAATTGGCAGATTTAATTCAATGGGATCATCGCTGGCGTTGGGATTGGTATGGCGAATTAATTGAACGTGCTTTATTTGCTGATTATAGCGTGGTAGCCACAAATCTTACTCAACAAGAAGTAAATACCATTATGCGAGGGGCAGAACCTTTACGAGGTAAAACATCAACGGCGGTGGCAATTAAGCAACAAATTGCCGATTTAATTTTAGCCAATCATTCGGGAAATTGTTGTTCCGCTGAGTTAATCAATCGCATGGTAGAGGTGCAACAATTTAGAGATCGCCGTATGGCGGAAAAATTATGGCAATCAACGCAACCCACTAATGTATTAATTGCAGGTAATCATCATGTTAATCGTTTATTTGGAGTGCCAGTGCATTTGCAAGAGCTATCAGGCAATCAAGCAAATGCAACGGTAATCATGATGAGCAATGAACAACAAGGGATTACGGTTGAGCAAGCTGATTTTCTTTGGTTAATTCCATAA
- a CDS encoding helix-turn-helix domain-containing protein, with protein MVVTSSKMLAHILREFRYQNHLSQTDLAKIVGMKQATVSAFENTPDSTKLETLFKLLAGLELELVVQPRPKNISLLTQDEVEDIW; from the coding sequence ATGGTAGTTACCTCAAGTAAAATGTTAGCTCACATATTACGTGAATTTCGTTATCAAAATCACTTATCTCAAACGGATTTAGCCAAAATTGTAGGTATGAAACAAGCTACAGTGTCAGCATTTGAAAATACCCCTGACAGCACTAAATTAGAAACCTTATTTAAGTTGTTGGCTGGACTTGAATTGGAATTAGTGGTGCAACCTCGTCCAAAGAATATCTCATTATTAACTCAAGATGAGGTAGAGGATATATGGTAA